The DNA segment AACTCTATTTTTTCGGGTGTTTGTTTATTATCCACAGGCACAGGCACCTCCCCTAGAGGCTCAAACTGTACCTTTGCATTAACAACATTGGGAAGCCCCGTCATCCCAATAAGAATAAAGAGTGCTGCCTTTAATACAGAGCGCTTAGTTACGAGCATTTGACCAATCCTCCGTGTATTCGTAGCCGAAGTCATAGTCTAACCATTCGTATTCTTCGCCTATAAGGGGATCTCCAGATAACGATTCCAAAAAAGCCACCAGCGCCTTTTTTTCGTAGTCCGTTAGGGAAAGCGTGGTGAGTCGAGAGTCTTTGTTTGAGTCTTCGCCACCACCTTGATTATAAAATTCAACCACATCTTCAAGCGTGGCAAGCATGCCATTGTGCATATACGGCGCAGTTTGACTGAGCTCTCGCAGCGTTGGCGTTATGAACTTACCGCGATCGCTACCATCCGCTTTATGAGTTTGAACATGAGCACCAACATCGCGCTTTAACGTTAAGTAATCTTGCACACCCATAAACATGTTGTAGGCAAGAAAAGATTGATGTCGCATGGGGTCTAAAAATATCTCATGATTTTCAGGCACTCCGGTATTGTGTGCCTTTCCGTCCGAAAACAGAGCGCCACGATGGCATTGGCTGCACCCCGCTTTGCCTGTGAACAGCTTTTCTCCCTGGATCGCTAAGTCGCTAAGCTCGCCCTTGTCAAAAGGGACATTCTTCGAAGTCAGTGTCTTTAGGTATTCAGGCAGAGCTTTGCGCACTCCGCC comes from the Vibrio splendidus genome and includes:
- a CDS encoding cytochrome-c peroxidase; amino-acid sequence: MSVLRAQSTLQSFARKVCVVLCSFFTMSLHAALPPLDIDPAQAELGKRLFFDTRLSGDDSISCSSCHIPSNGFSYPEPLSPAYTGSDGFRNAPTLINAAYKEVWFHDGRIGTNLNDVVRENITEDWLMNMDMRLMQERLKQDPIYVEMFKAANLGEPSNGGVRKALPEYLKTLTSKNVPFDKGELSDLAIQGEKLFTGKAGCSQCHRGALFSDGKAHNTGVPENHEIFLDPMRHQSFLAYNMFMGVQDYLTLKRDVGAHVQTHKADGSDRGKFITPTLRELSQTAPYMHNGMLATLEDVVEFYNQGGGEDSNKDSRLTTLSLTDYEKKALVAFLESLSGDPLIGEEYEWLDYDFGYEYTEDWSNARN